The region GGTCATGCCGAAGTCCAGCAGCGCCGCGTCCTTGAGCCGGCCCGCCTCGGCGACCACCGCCGGATCGGCGGGCCGCCACGCCGCCAGCGCCCGCCGGTCGGCCAGGTCCACGACGTGCCGGTGCCGGGTGCCGCTCATCGCCCCTCCCCTGGGTTCGTGCGGTGCGGCGGCTACCCTGCGCCAGGACGGGTCGTAGCGCAGAGGCAGGCGCACCGGTTCTCCAAAAACCTGGAGCACGCTGGTTCGAATCCAGCCGCCCGTCACCTACGCGCCGGCCACCGCCGCGCTGGTGAGCACCAGCTCCCGCACGGTCCCGGTGAACGTCGGCAGCAGTTGCAGCAGCACCGACCACGCCTCGGGGTCGGCCCCCAGTTCCCCGCGCACCAGCGGTTCCAGCTCGTGCGCCACCTCGCGCAGCCGGTCCGGGAACGGGCGGGTGCCGTCGTCCACCACGGACAGCACGCCCAGCACGTCCCGGGCCGGCCGGTCCCGCCGCAGGTAGTCCGCCGGGCCGGCGACCAGGCCCGCCTTCCGCAGCCGGGTGTCGTGCTTGGGGTGGGTGCTGAACTGCGCGCGGACCGCGTCCGGGCAGTCCAGCCGCAGCGCCAGCGCCCAACGCGCGTACCCGGGCAGGGGCTCGGTCCGGTCGGCGGCGGCGATCTCGGGCCAGTCCGCCCGCCGCACGGCGTACGCGGCGCGCCGCCCGGCCTTCATGGTCCGCGCGCGGCGCAGCCCGTCGAGCGTCCCGAACGTGGTGTCCGGTGGCGGCGGTCCGGTGTGCGAGCAGTAGGGGGCGGTGCACGTCAGGCGAACGGGCAGCGGACCGGTGGCCCGGCCGAACGGCGTGCCGAGCACGATGTCGGTGCGCACCGGGTCGTTGACGGCGAGCCGGTGGTAGACGAACGAGTTGGTCGCGGGGTCGTCGCGCTCCAGCATCCAGGCCAGCACCGCGCGGGGCAGCGGGAGGTTGGTGGCCTGCCAGGAGGCCAGCAGCCCGTCCAGCGTGCCGGGTCCCTCGACGCCGATCCGGCCGCGTACCACCGCCGCGTCGTCCCGGTCCAGCAGCGAGAGCAGGAAGTCCACTCCCGACACCACGTCCGCCCTGTCCACCGGCCTAGTGTCGCACCCCGGCGCGAGGCATTTCCCGGGTCACCCACCGCCCATGGAGCGGCGGATCTCGGCGAGCTTGGCGCGGGCGGCCTCGTCGCGCTCGGCCCGCTGCGCGTCGAGCGACTCGGCGGTGGGTCCGCCGCCGCCCAGCCCGGCCAGTTCGACCTCGGCGGGCGCGGTGTGCACCCGCTTCTCGATCCGGTCGCGGACGTAGTCGAAGTTGGGTACGCCGTCGTCGGTGTAGTCCGGGGTGAAGGTGGGTGTGGTGGGTGTGGTGGGTGCCGTGGTGTCCGGCACGATTTCGGCGTCCACCACGGTCGGGTCGTCGCCCTGGGGCGTGGTCATGTCTGCTCCCTCTGCCGGAACGGTCCTCCCCAGGATAGGCGGCTGGGTGGGGGTGGCCGGGGATGGCGGTGGGGGACGGGGGTGGCTGTGATGGTGATCTTGTGGGTGCCGCCCCAAGCCCTGTTCAGCTCGCGCCTGACGGTGGAGGAGATGTCGCCAACGTCCTGCGCAAGCTGGGCGCCCCGTCACGCCATGACGTGCGCTTGGAACCGTCACCTGGCGGAGTGAAGTAGCCCCGCTGCGGGAGCGGATCAGCCGGTTGCCAGAACGATGGGGTGTCGGTGCCCAGGTCGACGTTCTGGAAAGGCGAGCCGATGTCCACTCGTACCCGTTGGCGTGTGCTGTCCGCACTGGCGCTGGCCTTCGCCGTGACGACCGGGGTGTCCGCCGCCCCGGCGTCGGCGGCGGTGTTCGACCACTGCACCATGGTGACCTGCGCCGATGCCCGTGCGGCGTTCGCCTACTGGGACGGTGAAGGTCTGCCGCCGCGCCGGGTCACCAACACCCTGCCGGGCAGGGAGTGCATCACCGGCGGCGGCACCTACGGCAACCGCGACGAACAGCTGCCGGAGGAGGACAAGGGCACCTACCGGGAGTTCGACGTCTACTCGCGCCCGTGCGGGAAGGGCCGTGACGCGCACCGGATCGTCGTCAACCACGAAACTGGCGACGCCTGGTACACCGACGACCACTACCGCAACTTCCACCTGCTGTGACCGTCGACAGTCCTCTCTGACTTGCGCATTTTTGCGAACGGCCCCGGCGCGAACGCGATCACACTGCCGAGATGCGCCGAGGGTTCTCGTACAACGACGCCGTGAAACTGCTCGGTGGTGACAGCGCGTTGACCACTGGGCTTGACCTTCGAGCCGGGTCGAAGGTTCACCGCAGGGGCATGACGACCTACCGGATCTCGCAGGTGGCGTAGCTCTCCGGCGTCCCGGCCACGACGTTGCGGTTCTACGAGGACGCCGGCCTGCTGCCCGCCGCGCGCAATCCGGCCGGCTACCGCCACTACGGCGACGACGCGGTGGAGCGGTTGGCGTTCATCTCCTCGGCGAAACTGCTCGGCCCGGTGCTGGAGGAGATCCGCGAACTGCTGGACGTTCGGGAGAATGGCGCGTGCGCGCCGGTGCGGGCCCGGCTGCGGTCGCTGGTCGCGGACCGGGTGGGGCGGGCAAACCGCCGCGTCGCCGACGTCCATGCGGCACTGTCCGGCGACGCGCCGCCCGGTGCTTGCGGGCCGGCCTGCGGCTGCACGACGACCCCACCCGTCGCGCCGCCGCGGTCATCAACCCCCTTGAACCCGTTTCCGACGCCTGGCGGCAGGTTCCGGTGGCGTGCACGCTCAGCGGTGCCGCGTTCAGCGAGCGCGTCGGGCAGTGGCGTGAGGTGGTCGACCGGGTCGAGAGCCGCGAAGACCTCGCGGACGGGGTCCGCGCCCGAGAGCGGCGCCGGACTGCTCGCCGACCTGTTCGGGACGACCGGTGGCCGTCCTGGGCCGCCGGGCCGGATGGCGGGCGGGCTGTGAGAATCGGGCCGGTGCCGCCGTCCGGTGGTGGTGGGAGGAGCGGGCGGGGGTGCGGTTGGTCGGGTGGTTGGAGCGGCACCAGGTCGTGGTGTACCTGGTGGCGATGGCGGTGGGTGGGGGAGTCGGCCGGCTGGTGCCGGTGGCGGGGCTGGAGCACGTGATCAACCCGGTGCTCGGCGTGTTGTTGTTCGTCACGTTCCTTCAAGTCCCGGTGGCCGAGTTGGCCGGGTCGTTGCGGGACGGTCGGTTCCTGTCCGCTGTGCTGGTGGTCAACTTCGTGGTGGTGCCGCTCGTGGTCGCCGCGATGTTCGCGTTCCTGCCCGCGGATCGGGCCGTGCGGCTCGGGGTGCTGCTCGTGCTGTTGTGCCCGTGCGTGGACTACGTGATCGTGTTCTGCGGGCTGGCCGGTGGCAGCAGCCGCCGTCTGCTGGCCGCCACCCCGCTGCTGCTCGTGGTGCAGATGGTGCTGTTGCCGGTGTGGCTGTTCCTGTTCATGGGGCCCGAATTGGCTGACGTGGTCGACGTCGGGCCGTTCGTCGAGGCGTTCCTGGTCCTGATCGTGGTCCCGCTGGCCTTGGCCTGGGCCGTGCAGGCGTGGGCCGCGCGCCGGCCGGCCGGGCGGAGGTTCTCCACCGCGGCGACCGCGACGATGGTGCCGTTGATGGCCGTCACCCTGCTCGTGGTGGTCGCCTCGCAGGTGCCCGTGCTCAGCGACGGCGGCGTTTTGCCTGCCGTCCCGTTCTTTGTGGTCTTCCTGGTGGTCATGGCGTTCGCCGGCACGGCCGTGGCCCGCCTGTTCCGGCTCGACGCCCCGGCGGGCCGCGCCGTCGTGTTCGCCGGGGCCACCCGCAACTCCCTGGTCGTCCTGCCGTTGGCGCTCGCCCTGCCCGACGACCTGGACCTCGCCGCGGCTGTCGTGGTCACCCAGACCCTGGTCGAGGTGCTGGGCATGGTCGTCTACCTCCGCCTGGTGCCCCGCCTGGTCAAGGCCAGCACCGGGCCGACCGCCAGCACGACGGCGAGCGCCCCGTAGCCGAACGCCAACGTCGAGACGGTGGCGACCCCGGCGACGAGCAGCGGGCCGCCGGCGTCGCCGAGTTCGCGCCCCAACTCGGCCGACCCCATGGTCTGCCCCATCCGCTCCTCCGGCGTCGAGGCCGCCAGGGCGGCGAAGCCGACCGGCGTGATCAAGCCCGTGCCGATGCCGATCAGCGCCGCGGCCATCACCACCCCGACCAGGCGGGGCAGCACGGCCGCCGCCAGTCCGAGGGCGGTGACGAGCAGTCCGGCGACCAGGCCGGCGCGGGTGCTCAGCCGGCCCGCGTCCAGCGCGCGGCCGGCCTTCGGCTGGACGAGCGCGGCCGTCGCGGCGAGGACGGACACGGCGGCACCGGTCGCCACGGTGCCGAGCCCGGCGGCGGCCCCGGACACCGGCAGGAAGCCCACCCCGACGGAGAGCGCGGCGGTCGCGCCGGCGAGCGCCGCGGTCGGACCGAGGAAGGACTTGTCGGAAAGCCGGCGAGCCAGGTCGGCCACGGTCTGCCGGGTGCGGGGCAGCGGCGGCACGGCGGGCACGGCGAGCGCCGCCCACAAGGCGACGGCCACCGCGCACACGGCCATCACCGTGAACAGCAGCCGCAACCCACCGGCCCACACCAGCACACCGCCCAACAGCGGGCCGAGCGTGTAACCGATGGACTTGTAGGAGCCGTAGCTCCCGAACGCGCGTCCGCGCTTGGCCGCCGGGTTCAGCCGGGCGACCAGGGCCGAGGCGGCGGGGGAGAACGCCGAGGCCGCGGCACCCTGGCCGAGCCGGGCGGCCCACAGCCAGCCGGGGCTGTCCGCGACCGCGTAGAGCGCCGACGCGGCGGCGAACGCGAGCAGGCCGCCGAGCAGCACCGGTTTCCCGCCGACCCGGTCGGCCAGCGTGCCGAAGACGGGCTTGAGCAGCACCTCCGCCCCGTCGTAGAGGGCGAGCAGCCCGCCCAGGACCAGCAGCGAGGTGACGGCGTCCGCCGAGAACCCGCCGAGGTTGGCCGCGATGCCGTGCGCGCCGAACGCGGTGGTGAACCCGGCCGCGTACAACGGCCACATCGCGCGTTTCGGGGCGGGGTTCACGACGGGTCGCCGGCGTGCAGGGCGGTGAAGACGCGCTCGGCGTAGTCCTCGCAGACCGCGACGCACCGCTTGAGCCGCGTCCCGGCGTCGGACGCCTCGGGCGCGCCGAACACGTCCCGCGCGGTGAGGTCCCGGTGCCAGCGCCGCAGCCGCTCCAGGCTCTGCTCCTCTTCCTCCAGCTCGGCCAGGGTGAACTTGCCGATCCGGATCTCCTTGGCGATCTCCTGCTCGAACTTGCCGCAGTCGGCGAGGAACTCCGCCCAGTCCGCCGAGCGCGCGGCGGTGAACATCGCCTGGAAGCGCGCCGCGTCCTGCTCGGACCGGCCGGACGCCTGGAGCGTCACGCCTTGGCCGCCGGCGTTGTCGGTGAACTCCAGGGCCCGCCGCACGCCGTCGGCGAACACCGGCACCTCCGGCACCGCCCAGACGCCCTGCCCCAACGACAGCGCGCCGATCTTGCGCAACTCCCGCCACACCGCCACCCGGTGCCGTGACGGTTCTGCGGGCAGCTTGATCACCAGCACCAACCACCGCGCCGCATCAATCTGTGTCACGGGCTCGAATGTAGCACCCGTTACATCTGGTGATGTGATGGTGATCAGTCGGAACCCCTCGGTTGACGGGTTGGCGGCGGGTCTTGTGCGGGCGGCGGGGTGCTTGGACGATCGACACCGTGGAGATGCGAAAAATACTCGCGTTGGTTGCCTTGTCGGCCCTGGTCGCGGTCGGGACGCCTACCGCTGCCGCCGCCGCGCCGGCCGCGCCAAACATCGCCTCGTACAACGTGTTCATGCTGTCCCGGGCGCTCTACCCGAACTGGGGCCAGGCGACCCGGGCCGACCTCATCCACCGGACGGGCGTGCTGGCCGGCCAGGACGTGGTCGTGCTCCAAGAGCTGTTCGACAACACCGCGGGCGACCGGCTGCTGTCGAACCTGTCCGCCGACTACCCGCACCGGACGCCGACCGTCGGCCGGACCCGGTCCGGCTGGGACGCCACGAAGGGCTCCTACAGCGACACGGCCGCCGAGGACGGCGGCGTCGCGATCGCCAGCCGGTGGCCGATCACCCGACGCGTGCAGCACGTCTACCGGGACGGCTGCGGTGCCGACGGCATGGCCAACAAGGGATTCGCCTACGTCCGCCTCGACGCGCCCACCGGCCCGGTGCACGTCATCGGCACCCACATGCAGGCCGAGGACTCCACCTGCACCGCCTCGCCCGGTTCCGTCCGCGCCACGCAGCGCGCCGAGATCACCGCGTTCGTCGCGGCCGAGCGGATCCCGGCCGGTGAGCCGCTCTACGTCGCCGGCGACCTGAACGTGATCAAGGGGAGCGCCGAATACCCGGCGATGCTGGCCGACCTCAAGGCCGCCGCGCCGATCTTCACCGGCCACCGCCACTCGTGGGACTGCGCCGACAACAGCATCTGCCGCGACCAGTACGGGCCCGAGTACGCCTCCGAGCACCTCGACTACGTGCTGACCCTCCAAGGGCCGAAGCTCACCAACGAAACCCGCCGAGTCAAGAGTCCGGTGTGGACGGTCACCTCGTGGTTCACCACCTACTCCTACACCGACTACTCCGACCACTACCCGATCTTCGCCTCCTGACCCGCCCGGGATATCCGAGTGCCGCCGAAGGCTTCCTGGGTTAGTTTGCCCATCGTGGCTGATGTGGTGAGGCACGACGACCTGGCGGACTTCTGGGCCGCGACCGAGGGTTTCTTCGGCGGGGACCCGGTGTTCCACACCGTCCCGATCGCCGCCGTGCACCGGCGGCTCGCCCACCCGGACCCGAGCGACCGGCCGCCGCTGCTGCTGACGGTGGCCGAGCAGGGCGAGGTCGTGGCGGCGGCGGTCCGCACGCCGCCGTGGCCGTTGACGCTCAGCGGTGTGCCGGCGCGGTGGGCGGACGTGGTCGCCGAGGAGTTGGCGGGGACGGAACTGGACGGCGTCAACGGTCCCCGGCCCGAGGCGGAGGCGTTCGTCCGGGCGTGGACGGCCCGCACCGGGTGCGACGCGCGCGAGGTGATGGCGCTGCGGCTGTTCCGCCTGGAAGGGCTGGCCGAACCGACCGGCGTCCCCGGCACGTCGCGCGCGGCGACGGAGGCCGACGCCGAACTCCTGGTCCGCTGGTACCTGGAGTTCGTGGACGAGTCCACGCCCTACGACCCGGACGAGGAACACGCCTGGACGTACGTGCGCGGCACGCTGTCCTTCGGCGCGGGCCACCACCTGTGGCTGCACGACGGCGAACCGGTGTCGTGGGCGTGCGCCGGACGGCCGGCCTCCGGCATGTCCCGGATCGGCCCCGTCTTCACCCCGGAACAGCACCGCCGCAACGGTTACGCCGAAGCCGTCACGTCAGCGTGCGCCCGGTGGGCGCTGGGGGCGGGCGCGGAGCACGTCGTGCTCTACACCGACCTGGCCAACCCGACGTCGAACTCGATCTACCAACGCCTCGGCTTCCGCCCGGTGTGCGACGCCGCCGAGTTCGCCTTCACCCCGCCGGACCCCGCCTGAGCGGACCCACCGACCACAACCCGCAGGCTCTGGGAGCGGGGGAGCAGGCGGTGCCGTCGCCTGGGTTCACCCGTTCCGGTTACCGGCCGGGTTCTTCTCGACGGGCGTCGTGCGGCCGGTGGCGCGACACTGGCGGGCGAGCGCCGGAGATCGGCCGAGAGGGGTGTGCGGGTGGACGGGCAGCCGGAGACGTCGGGTGGCGCTGGTCGGTTGTGGGCGGGTGGGTTCGCCACCGCGGTCGTCGCCGCCCTGCTCGCCGTCGTCGGCATCCTGATCGCCCGCGGCCTGCTGGGCGTGGCCGTGCTCGCGCCGGAGGGCGAAGGGGCGTGGGGCAACGCCAACACCGTGGCCTATGCCCTGGGTGCCGCGCTGGCGGCGCTGCTGGCGACCGGCCTGCTCGCCCTGCTGATCGTCAGCACGCCCCGGTCGCGCCAGTTCTTCACCTGGATCGGGTTGCTGCTGACCGCCATCGCCGTGATCCTGCCGTTGGGCATCGGCGGGTTCGTCGGCCCCGGCCTGGCGACGGCCCTGATCAACCTGGTGCTCGGGGTCTCGATCGTCCTCATGCTCAACGGCGTGGCCCGCAGCGCGTACCGCGCCTACCCGAACCGGGCGTACCCCGATCGCGTGTACCCGGACCGCACCCGGGAGTTCTGACCCCTCGCCGGAGCCTGTCCGGCCCGAGGGTGCTTCGGCGTGTGGTCGACTGATCGGATCGGACCGCCGTGGTCGGGTGCGACCGGGGTCCCTTCCCGCAGGATCGACGTCGAAGGGAGGCCGCATGATCTCGGCACTCAACCGGCTCGTCGACCTCGTGGAGGAGCACCTCGGGGACGTGAGCGACGTCGACGGGTTGGCGGCGGCGGTGGGCACGACGGAGTACCACCTGCGCCGGATGTTCTCGTCGTTGGCGGGCATGCCGCTGTCGGAGTACGTGCGCCGACGCCGCATGACCGTCGCCGCCGGTGACGTCGTGCGCGGCGAGGACGACCTGCTCACCATCGCCGTCCGGTACGGCTACGGCTCGACCGAGGCGTTCGGCCGCGCGTTCCGGGCGGTGCACGGCACCGGCCCCGGCGACGTCCGCCGCGACGGCGGCCCCCTTCGCGCACAACCGCAGCTCAGGTTCCGCCTGACCGTCGAAGGGAGCACCCCCATGGACACCCGCATCATCGACCGCCCCGCGTTCCGGCTCGTCGGGCACGCCGCCCGCGTCCCGCTCATCCACCACGGCGTCAACCCGCACATCCAACGGCACGTCACGGCGTTGCCGCCGGAGGAGCACGGCCGGCTCAAAGCGTTGTCCGACAACGAACCCGCGGGCCTGCTCCAGGTCTGCGACGACCTCGACCCGGACTCCGCCGAGGGCACCGAGCTGACCTACCTGCACGGGGTCGCGGTGTCCGGGACCACCCCGGTCCCCGACGACCTCGACGCCATCGAGGTGCCGACCGGCCGGTGGGCGGTCTTCCGCACGGCGGGCCCCTACCCGGAGACCCTTCAGCAGACCTGGGCGGCCACCGCGACGGAGTGGTTCCCGGCCAACCCGTGGCGTCTGCGGCCGGGTCCCTCGATCGTCGCCGTCCTCGACCGGGCAGCCGACTTCAGCACCGCCACCTGCGAACTCTGGCTGCCCGTCGAGCCGGCGTGAGCCCACCTGTGACGGGGCGGAGCACGCCCCGTCACAGGTCCTGCCCGCCGCGCCGGCTGAAACGGGTCGTGGCGCGGGGCGGGTGCAAGGGTCGAGCGCAAGGGGCGAGCGCAAGGGTCGAGCGCGGTACGGGCCACGCGGCGGAAGCCCAGTTCGTTCCGGGGCGGCTCAAGGACGACCGGACGATTCCCTCCGGGGAAATGCGGCCGGCACAGGCGTCTGGCCGGCATCGCGCTCTTACCGGGCCGAACAGCCGCTCTGAATACATTTCACTTTCTACTCCGTCCATTCGGCCGAACGTGATCACGCCGTCAGGAGGGTTTTCCCGCCGATATCGACTACCCGGCGAACTCCGGCGTTTCACCGACCCCGCCTTGGGTACTGGTCTGGACCACCGACCGGTTGCGATCCGACCGGTGCCGAACCCGAGGAAATGGAGCGACGGATGAGCGACGCGAAGCTGCCCCCGCTGTCGATCGACGAGCTGGCCGCCGAGTCCGGCACGGCGTTGCCGGACAAGGAGGTCTACTCGCTGCTCGACCTGAACGTCGACCTGGACCTCGCCCTGGACCTGGCGGCTCCGATCGGCCTCGCGGTGGCCGGCAACGCCAACGTCGCGGCCCCGATCGACGCCGCAGTGGGCGCGAACGTGCTGTCCGACGGGTCCTCCGCACAGGCCTTGGCCGACCAGGGCGTCGCGATCCAGCAGGGCATCACCGGCGAGGCGCTGGCCAACTCCGACCAGGACAGCGCCATCGACCAGGGCCAGACCCCGGCCCCGGCCCCGCAGCCGCCCGCCGGGGGCGGCGACGTCCGGGTGCCGCCC is a window of Saccharothrix espanaensis DSM 44229 DNA encoding:
- a CDS encoding ribonuclease domain-containing protein, with product MSTRTRWRVLSALALAFAVTTGVSAAPASAAVFDHCTMVTCADARAAFAYWDGEGLPPRRVTNTLPGRECITGGGTYGNRDEQLPEEDKGTYREFDVYSRPCGKGRDAHRIVVNHETGDAWYTDDHYRNFHLL
- a CDS encoding bile acid:sodium symporter; its protein translation is MAVGGGVGRLVPVAGLEHVINPVLGVLLFVTFLQVPVAELAGSLRDGRFLSAVLVVNFVVVPLVVAAMFAFLPADRAVRLGVLLVLLCPCVDYVIVFCGLAGGSSRRLLAATPLLLVVQMVLLPVWLFLFMGPELADVVDVGPFVEAFLVLIVVPLALAWAVQAWAARRPAGRRFSTAATATMVPLMAVTLLVVVASQVPVLSDGGVLPAVPFFVVFLVVMAFAGTAVARLFRLDAPAGRAVVFAGATRNSLVVLPLALALPDDLDLAAAVVVTQTLVEVLGMVVYLRLVPRLVKASTGPTASTTASAP
- a CDS encoding MFS transporter — protein: MNPAPKRAMWPLYAAGFTTAFGAHGIAANLGGFSADAVTSLLVLGGLLALYDGAEVLLKPVFGTLADRVGGKPVLLGGLLAFAAASALYAVADSPGWLWAARLGQGAAASAFSPAASALVARLNPAAKRGRAFGSYGSYKSIGYTLGPLLGGVLVWAGGLRLLFTVMAVCAVAVALWAALAVPAVPPLPRTRQTVADLARRLSDKSFLGPTAALAGATAALSVGVGFLPVSGAAAGLGTVATGAAVSVLAATAALVQPKAGRALDAGRLSTRAGLVAGLLVTALGLAAAVLPRLVGVVMAAALIGIGTGLITPVGFAALAASTPEERMGQTMGSAELGRELGDAGGPLLVAGVATVSTLAFGYGALAVVLAVGPVLALTRRGTRRR
- a CDS encoding Chromate resistance protein ChrB produces the protein MTQIDAARWLVLVIKLPAEPSRHRVAVWRELRKIGALSLGQGVWAVPEVPVFADGVRRALEFTDNAGGQGVTLQASGRSEQDAARFQAMFTAARSADWAEFLADCGKFEQEIAKEIRIGKFTLAELEEEEQSLERLRRWHRDLTARDVFGAPEASDAGTRLKRCVAVCEDYAERVFTALHAGDPS
- the sph gene encoding sphingomyelin phosphodiesterase; the encoded protein is MVALSALVAVGTPTAAAAAPAAPNIASYNVFMLSRALYPNWGQATRADLIHRTGVLAGQDVVVLQELFDNTAGDRLLSNLSADYPHRTPTVGRTRSGWDATKGSYSDTAAEDGGVAIASRWPITRRVQHVYRDGCGADGMANKGFAYVRLDAPTGPVHVIGTHMQAEDSTCTASPGSVRATQRAEITAFVAAERIPAGEPLYVAGDLNVIKGSAEYPAMLADLKAAAPIFTGHRHSWDCADNSICRDQYGPEYASEHLDYVLTLQGPKLTNETRRVKSPVWTVTSWFTTYSYTDYSDHYPIFAS
- a CDS encoding GNAT family N-acetyltransferase, whose translation is MADVVRHDDLADFWAATEGFFGGDPVFHTVPIAAVHRRLAHPDPSDRPPLLLTVAEQGEVVAAAVRTPPWPLTLSGVPARWADVVAEELAGTELDGVNGPRPEAEAFVRAWTARTGCDAREVMALRLFRLEGLAEPTGVPGTSRAATEADAELLVRWYLEFVDESTPYDPDEEHAWTYVRGTLSFGAGHHLWLHDGEPVSWACAGRPASGMSRIGPVFTPEQHRRNGYAEAVTSACARWALGAGAEHVVLYTDLANPTSNSIYQRLGFRPVCDAAEFAFTPPDPA
- a CDS encoding DUF6069 family protein, with protein sequence MDGQPETSGGAGRLWAGGFATAVVAALLAVVGILIARGLLGVAVLAPEGEGAWGNANTVAYALGAALAALLATGLLALLIVSTPRSRQFFTWIGLLLTAIAVILPLGIGGFVGPGLATALINLVLGVSIVLMLNGVARSAYRAYPNRAYPDRVYPDRTREF
- a CDS encoding AraC family transcriptional regulator, whose translation is MISALNRLVDLVEEHLGDVSDVDGLAAAVGTTEYHLRRMFSSLAGMPLSEYVRRRRMTVAAGDVVRGEDDLLTIAVRYGYGSTEAFGRAFRAVHGTGPGDVRRDGGPLRAQPQLRFRLTVEGSTPMDTRIIDRPAFRLVGHAARVPLIHHGVNPHIQRHVTALPPEEHGRLKALSDNEPAGLLQVCDDLDPDSAEGTELTYLHGVAVSGTTPVPDDLDAIEVPTGRWAVFRTAGPYPETLQQTWAATATEWFPANPWRLRPGPSIVAVLDRAADFSTATCELWLPVEPA